TTTCGTTAATTGTTGCTCGTAAATTGTATAACTGAATTCCGGTGACTGAGCGTAGCCGAAGTTACTTCATTATAACGCTACGCGCAAAACGCCTTTCGCTATGCGCTACTCGCCAATTGCTACGCGCCAGTTGCTTAACGCTAGCGTGCATTGCAATTTGAATCTTAGTAAAACGAAACAAACAGATTGCTTAGTAGCTAAAAAGCTGCTAGCAAAGACGAACTCTAGAACGCCATGCGCAAAACGCTGGGCGCCATACTTCATGCACTAAACGCATATGAAATAGTTAATTGCGTCATGCGCTTAGCGTCCAGCGAAAAGCGAAAGTTAAACAACAACGTTAACATTTCCCAAAAGACAACCGCATACACCGTAAAAGTGTTAATTTTATAGTATGGCTATGAATGAAAGAAAAGGGTTCCGCTTTGAAACTTACGAAGCACCCGAACAATCGATTTTTGATAAGCTGTTTGATATTTTTCAAGAGCTTATTACGCATACATCCGGAGATTTTGACGAGGCTATAGTTTGGTTACGTGAATTGGACAAGGAATATGAACTTACAACTGAAGACTACACCATTGACGATTTTATTGAAGATTTAAAAGCTAAGGGTTACATACGCGAAGAATTTAAGGATGGCGGTGGTGACCCTCAAGATGGTGAAGAAGGTTCTGGTGGTGGAAATATTTCCATTACCGCAAAAATGGAGCGTATAATTCGTCAACGTGCGCTTGATCAAATATTTGGTAAACTGAAAAGGAGTGGTGCCGGTAACCATAAAACTGGTAAATCGGGACAAGGGGATGAGCATACCGGTGATTTACGAGAATACCGTTATGGCGACGGACTAGAAAACATATCTATGACCGAGAGTATTAAAAACGCCCAGATCAATCACGGTATGGGTAGTTTTCAAATAAGCGAAGAAGACTTGGTTGTGGAAGATACCCAGCATAAAGCGCAAATGAGTACTATTCTAATGATAGATATTAGCCATAGTATGATCTTGTATGGTGAAGACCGAATCACTCCCGCTAAAAAAGTGGCAATGGCATTGGCAGAATTGATTACCACCAGATATCCGAAGGATACACTTGACATTTTAGTATTCGGTAATGATGCCTGGCCCATACCGATTAAAGATTTGCCTTACTTAAAAGTAGGTCCGTATCATACCAATACTGTTGCTGGTCTGC
The genomic region above belongs to Maribacter hydrothermalis and contains:
- a CDS encoding vWA domain-containing protein; protein product: MAMNERKGFRFETYEAPEQSIFDKLFDIFQELITHTSGDFDEAIVWLRELDKEYELTTEDYTIDDFIEDLKAKGYIREEFKDGGGDPQDGEEGSGGGNISITAKMERIIRQRALDQIFGKLKRSGAGNHKTGKSGQGDEHTGDLREYRYGDGLENISMTESIKNAQINHGMGSFQISEEDLVVEDTQHKAQMSTILMIDISHSMILYGEDRITPAKKVAMALAELITTRYPKDTLDILVFGNDAWPIPIKDLPYLKVGPYHTNTVAGLQLAMDMLRRKRNTNKQIFMITDGKPSCLRMPDGSYYKNSVGLDDFIVEKCYNMARQARKLHIPITTFMIAQDPYLMQFIRHFTEANKGKAFFTGLQELGEMIFEDYEANRKKRLK